TAGTTATTAAAGCAGGCATATCATCACCCCTTCATAAATATGTGTGAAGGCACATTGACCTTGTTTTCCTCAAGCTTTTTCAAAAGCTTAGGTTTAATACCTGTAAATACAAATCCTGTATTATCCTTTGTATTCATACTGTTTCTGCCTTGCTCATATTTAAATATATCCTGTAGAATTATAACATCTCCCTCCATACCTTGAACTTCTGTAATGTGGGTAATCCTTCTACTTCCATCCCTTAATCTTGACTGTTGGACAATAATATCTATGGCCGAAGCAATCTGCTCTCTAATGGCTTTAACGGGTATTTCCATACCCGCCATGAGAACCATGGTTTCTAATCTTGAAAGCATGTCCCTCGGAGAATTTGCATGTCCTGTAGTAAGGGAGCCATCATGTCCAGTATTCATAGCTTGGAGCATATCCAAGGCCTCCCCAGAACGAACCTCCCCTACAACTATTCTATCGGGCCTCATTCTTAAACTGTTTTTTACAAGATCCCTTATTGTTATGGCTCCCTTTCCCTCTATATTTGCGGGTCTGGTTTCAAGTCTAACAACATGATCCTGCCACAGCTGAAGCTCCGCAGCATCCTCAATGGTAACTATTCTTTCATCATTGGGTATAAAGGAAGAAAGAACATTTAAGGTAGTAGTCTTACCACTGCCTGTCCCTCCAGAAACCACGATATTAAGCTTTCCCTCTATGCACGCCTTGATAAATTCTGACATCTGCAAGGATAATGTCCCAAAATTCATCAAATCCCCTATTGTAAAGGGATCTTCAGAAAATTTTCTTATGGTAATAGTAGGCCCATTTAATGCTAATGGAGGAATGATAGCATTTACACGGGAACCATTAGGTAGTCTAGCATCAACCATTGGTGAACCTTCGTCTATACGTCTTCCTAGGGGAGAAACAATCTTTTCTATTACACGAAGAACATGCCTATCATCTTTAAATTTCACATGGGATAATGTCAATTTACCCTTTTTTTCTAT
Above is a genomic segment from Maledivibacter sp. containing:
- a CDS encoding CpaF family protein, producing the protein MSLMARLEREKADIQGLSKESVKVNDDPFRDLKYRIQNKIIEEISMDLNELNGDNGKLKREIEEIINIGIEGENLNISRTEKERIHQGILDETMGFGPITQLIRDKDVSEIMVNGPNQVYIEKKGKLTLSHVKFKDDRHVLRVIEKIVSPLGRRIDEGSPMVDARLPNGSRVNAIIPPLALNGPTITIRKFSEDPFTIGDLMNFGTLSLQMSEFIKACIEGKLNIVVSGGTGSGKTTTLNVLSSFIPNDERIVTIEDAAELQLWQDHVVRLETRPANIEGKGAITIRDLVKNSLRMRPDRIVVGEVRSGEALDMLQAMNTGHDGSLTTGHANSPRDMLSRLETMVLMAGMEIPVKAIREQIASAIDIIVQQSRLRDGSRRITHITEVQGMEGDVIILQDIFKYEQGRNSMNTKDNTGFVFTGIKPKLLKKLEENKVNVPSHIFMKG